The following are encoded in a window of Apteryx mantelli isolate bAptMan1 chromosome 17, bAptMan1.hap1, whole genome shotgun sequence genomic DNA:
- the ANKRD13A gene encoding ankyrin repeat domain-containing protein 13A isoform X2 — protein MVHMILQHRDYQQTSMTLGGVPELLQKINETPDFYVEMKWEFTSWVPLVSRVCPSDVCRIWKSGAKLRVDITLLGFENMSWERGRRSLIFKGEDTGGWAELIEINHDDKFVTTERFEISQHMKRLTLGSMTPKRKDVERRLTSPIINTCLDTKNIAFERTTSGFWVWRTEKAEGVNGYEAKVYTANNVNVVTKIRTEHLTEEEKKRYKADRNPLESFLGTVEHEYGAQDLTTEFATINNPTAITLEEYFNPEFELKDRDIGRPKEVTIRTQKFKATLWMSEEFPLSLMEQVTPIIDLMARTSAHFARLRDFITLEFPPGFPVKIEIPLFHVLNARITFENVNGCRTADKPSSQIGGGAQCETSGATFEVDQSVFEIPKSYHVQDDGRNIHVQDEDNEIMQFAIQQSLLESSGNKEMGVHSNGAVAYSQDFNLQYQRALQESFLTSAGNSHCSTPNEPSSFEKDLQLAMELSVREQEEREKQRREEEDAELQQVLQLSLVEK, from the exons ATGGTACATATGATTTTGCAGCATCGGGACTATCAGCAAACATCTATGACGCTTGGAGGAGTTCCTGAATTACTCCAAAAGATTAACGAG actCCTGACTTTTATGTGGAAATGAAATGGGAATTTACTAGCTGGG tcCCACTTGTTTCTAGAGTGTGTCCAAGTGATGTCTGCCGCATCTGGAAAAGTGGTGCCAAGCTACGAGTGGATATCACATTACTGGGTTTTGAAAATATGAGCTGGGAGAGAGGAAGACGTAGTTTAATTTTCAAGGGAGAAG ATactggaggctgggcagagctaATTGAGATCAATCATGATGATAAGTTTGTTACAACGGAGCGTTTTGAGATTTCCCAACACATGAAGCGTTTGACGTTGGGATCTATGACACCGAAAAGAAAAGATGTGGAAAGACGCCTTACGTCTCCAATTATTAATACGTGCCTTGATacaaaaaatattgcttttgaaAG AACCACATCTGGATTCTGGGTATGGAGGACAGAGAAAGCAGAAGGTGTAAATGGTTATGAAGCAAAG gtgtacACTGCAAACAATGTGAATGTAGTCACAAAGATACGAACGGAACATTTaacagaagaggagaagaaaagatatAAAG CTGACAGGAACCCCCTGGAATCCTTTCTGGGTACAGTGGAGCATGAGTATGGTGCTCAG gaTCTAACAACAGAGTTTGCCACAATTAACAATCCTACTGCTATTACTCTGGAGGAATATTTTAATCCAGAGTTTGAATTGAAAGATAGAGACATAGGAAGACCGAAAGAAGTCACCATTAGAACACAGAA ATTTAAAGCAACCTTGTGGATGAGTGAAGAGTTTCCTTTGTCTCTTATGGAACAAGTCACTCCAATCATTGATCTGATGGCCAGAACTAGTGCTCATTTTGCTAGACTTAGGGATTTCATCACTTTGGAATTTCCACCAGGATTTCCTGTCAAAATTG AAATTCCCTTATTTCATGTGCTGAATGCCCgaattacttttgaaaatgttaatggCTGCAGGACAGCTGACAAACCATCATCGCAAATCGGTGGAGGTGCACAGTGTGAGACATCGG GTGCTACTTTTGAGGTTGACCAGTCAGTGTTTGAGATCCCTAAATCTTACCATGTCCAAGATGATGGCAGGAATATACATGTGCAGGATGAAGATAACGAGATTATGCAATTTGCTATTCAGCAGAGTTTGTTGGAATCTAGTGGAAATAAA GAAATGGGAGTGCATTCCAACGGAGCAGTTGCATATTCACAGGACTTCAATTTACAGTATcagag ggcactGCAGGAGAGCTTTCTAACAAGCGCAGGTAATTCACACTGCAGTACTCCTAATGAGCcttccagttttgaaaaagacTTGCAGCTTGCTATGGAGTTGTCTGTCCGAGAGCAGGAGGAGCGGGAGAAGCAACGTCGTGAAGAGGAAGACGCAGAGCTTCAGCAAGTTCTACAGCTTTCTCTTGTGGAAAAATAA
- the ANKRD13A gene encoding ankyrin repeat domain-containing protein 13A isoform X1, translated as MMSSPGRAVGKFPLHVLVWNNDYRRLDEELQDKDVDQRDPRGRTLLHLAVSLGYIESAKVLLQHKADVTKENAQGWTVLHEAVSTGDPEMVHMILQHRDYQQTSMTLGGVPELLQKINETPDFYVEMKWEFTSWVPLVSRVCPSDVCRIWKSGAKLRVDITLLGFENMSWERGRRSLIFKGEDTGGWAELIEINHDDKFVTTERFEISQHMKRLTLGSMTPKRKDVERRLTSPIINTCLDTKNIAFERTTSGFWVWRTEKAEGVNGYEAKVYTANNVNVVTKIRTEHLTEEEKKRYKADRNPLESFLGTVEHEYGAQDLTTEFATINNPTAITLEEYFNPEFELKDRDIGRPKEVTIRTQKFKATLWMSEEFPLSLMEQVTPIIDLMARTSAHFARLRDFITLEFPPGFPVKIEIPLFHVLNARITFENVNGCRTADKPSSQIGGGAQCETSGATFEVDQSVFEIPKSYHVQDDGRNIHVQDEDNEIMQFAIQQSLLESSGNKEMGVHSNGAVAYSQDFNLQYQRALQESFLTSAGNSHCSTPNEPSSFEKDLQLAMELSVREQEEREKQRREEEDAELQQVLQLSLVEK; from the exons ATGATGAGTTCCCCTGGTAGGGCCGTCGGCAAGTTTCCCCTGCACGTCCTGGTCTGGAATAATgactacaggcggctggacgagGAGCTGCAAGATAAG GATGTTGATCAACGTGATCCGCGAGGCCGGACCTTGTTGCACCTTGCTGTTTCCTTGGGTTATATAGAATCTGCCAAAGTCCTCCTTCAACACAAGGCAGATGTGACCAAAGAAAATGCGCAGGGATGGACAG ttttacaTGAGGCTGTCAGTACAGGAGATCCAGAGATGGTACATATGATTTTGCAGCATCGGGACTATCAGCAAACATCTATGACGCTTGGAGGAGTTCCTGAATTACTCCAAAAGATTAACGAG actCCTGACTTTTATGTGGAAATGAAATGGGAATTTACTAGCTGGG tcCCACTTGTTTCTAGAGTGTGTCCAAGTGATGTCTGCCGCATCTGGAAAAGTGGTGCCAAGCTACGAGTGGATATCACATTACTGGGTTTTGAAAATATGAGCTGGGAGAGAGGAAGACGTAGTTTAATTTTCAAGGGAGAAG ATactggaggctgggcagagctaATTGAGATCAATCATGATGATAAGTTTGTTACAACGGAGCGTTTTGAGATTTCCCAACACATGAAGCGTTTGACGTTGGGATCTATGACACCGAAAAGAAAAGATGTGGAAAGACGCCTTACGTCTCCAATTATTAATACGTGCCTTGATacaaaaaatattgcttttgaaAG AACCACATCTGGATTCTGGGTATGGAGGACAGAGAAAGCAGAAGGTGTAAATGGTTATGAAGCAAAG gtgtacACTGCAAACAATGTGAATGTAGTCACAAAGATACGAACGGAACATTTaacagaagaggagaagaaaagatatAAAG CTGACAGGAACCCCCTGGAATCCTTTCTGGGTACAGTGGAGCATGAGTATGGTGCTCAG gaTCTAACAACAGAGTTTGCCACAATTAACAATCCTACTGCTATTACTCTGGAGGAATATTTTAATCCAGAGTTTGAATTGAAAGATAGAGACATAGGAAGACCGAAAGAAGTCACCATTAGAACACAGAA ATTTAAAGCAACCTTGTGGATGAGTGAAGAGTTTCCTTTGTCTCTTATGGAACAAGTCACTCCAATCATTGATCTGATGGCCAGAACTAGTGCTCATTTTGCTAGACTTAGGGATTTCATCACTTTGGAATTTCCACCAGGATTTCCTGTCAAAATTG AAATTCCCTTATTTCATGTGCTGAATGCCCgaattacttttgaaaatgttaatggCTGCAGGACAGCTGACAAACCATCATCGCAAATCGGTGGAGGTGCACAGTGTGAGACATCGG GTGCTACTTTTGAGGTTGACCAGTCAGTGTTTGAGATCCCTAAATCTTACCATGTCCAAGATGATGGCAGGAATATACATGTGCAGGATGAAGATAACGAGATTATGCAATTTGCTATTCAGCAGAGTTTGTTGGAATCTAGTGGAAATAAA GAAATGGGAGTGCATTCCAACGGAGCAGTTGCATATTCACAGGACTTCAATTTACAGTATcagag ggcactGCAGGAGAGCTTTCTAACAAGCGCAGGTAATTCACACTGCAGTACTCCTAATGAGCcttccagttttgaaaaagacTTGCAGCTTGCTATGGAGTTGTCTGTCCGAGAGCAGGAGGAGCGGGAGAAGCAACGTCGTGAAGAGGAAGACGCAGAGCTTCAGCAAGTTCTACAGCTTTCTCTTGTGGAAAAATAA